Within Leptolyngbyaceae cyanobacterium, the genomic segment TGCCATTTGGGTGTAGGAACCGATCCCGTAAAGAGAGCGAACGCTATATATATAACCGAGTAGCCCGACAAAAGCGACAAAAGAAGCTGCTATGGTGAGTGTTTGAGCTAGTTGATATTTAGTTTTTTTCAATAATAGGAAAAGCGCCGTACCCAGCAAGACAAAGTTTACTGCGGTATTCGCCCCCATACGACCGGGAGAAGCAGTTCCGACTGCTGTTCGCGCATCTTTAAATAACAGTTCGTCTATGCCGAAGTTCCATCCAAAAATATATTGTAATAAGGTAAGTAAGCCGATCGTAAAAACTGCGATCGCGCAAATCATCGCCCATTTTTCTTGGGGAGAAATCGTAGTTTGAGAAGGAAAAGATGACAAAAACTTTTCTATTTCCCCCCGTCTTTTTTTTCGGTTGATTTTTTTCTGAGATTGATGCCACATCCACAAGCTTGTCCCTGCCAGCACCAAACCAATTGCCGTATTCGCTTTCATCGTAACTAACCCGGGCAAAATGCTTTTTAAGCTGGCAATGTTGAATATCCAACCCACAATCACGATACAGCCGATCGCAATCGTTATAATGCTAGCTTTTCTAGAAATATCTTGTAATTTAACGATTATTTCTTCTACAGACATTTGGTTGACTATCTCTGTGGAATCTTCCATATAAAAATCTCCCTGTTTTTTTTGGATGCTATTTTCTCAAGAATTTATTTAATTCTTTGTTATTCCAGCCATCATCGAACTATATTAGTTAAATTAGCGATCGCTTAGCCTGCATCTCCACCATATTAGTTAAAGAAATTGCCTCTATATCTAAAATCATTAGCAAACGTCCTTGATAATCATATAATCCTCGTAAAAAAGGAGCCAATTCTTCACTTACATCTACTGCTGAAACAATTTGTTCTGTATTTAAAGGTACTACTCCTTCCACAAAAGAAACTGCCAAACCCATTCGCATTGACGATAGTCTCATATCATTAGGATCGGGAGTTTCTACGATCAAAATTCGACTTTCCGAAGCATCCCGATGCACTGGCGTTACATTCAGCAAACGACCGAAATCTCCTACTGCGAGAATTTCACCGCGCAGGTTGGTTAATCCCAACCAAAACGGCACGATATTTGGTACGGGGGTAATTGCTTGTTGGTGCAAGACAAGTACTTCTCGCACTGCCATTAAATCCAGGGCAAACAAGCTTTTATCTTGACCAAACAGAACAAATTTTTTATTTGTCATTTGTGATTTGTCATGTGTCATTGGGTAACGTTTACTAAACAATTACCAATGACTTAAATTTAAGATCGATTGGCTCTATTAGCTATTAACCATTAGTTTTTTTACGATGTCAATTAATTGTTGCGGATCGAAAGGTTTAGTAACGTAAGCATCCGCACCCATATCCATCCCCCATATTTTATCTATAGCAGTATTTTTTTGAGTGCAGAATACCACGGGTAAATGTTTGGTTTTTTCATTCCCCCGCAGTTCTCGCACCACTTCAAATCCATTCATCGTAGGCATTACTACATCTAGAATCACCAGATCGGGAGGCGATTCATCAATGCGGGCGAGTGCTTCATCTCCGTCATTCGCTCGTTCAACGGTAATGCCTGCCTCTTGTAAAATGCGACAAATAATTTCTAATTCGGTAGCTATATCATCCACCACTAATACTTTTGACATTTTTTCGATCGTCCTTGATGATTTTAGTTATTAGTAGCTAATACAAGTGGATAGTAGTTATTGAGTAGTGATAGCGGGATGATTTTAGACCAATTCACGTAAAATTTGTCATAAATCTTTCCTTTTGTACGAATGCGGATGAAGTTTGCGTAGTCGTTTTATTAGAGTTGTTAACGCGGATTTGGTATTCCCAGCTGGCGATCGGTAATTACCAATTCACTTATTTCCGTATCGTTAATCTTTCTCCCTTGTTCCTACTCCCCCCTGCTGTGAATAATAAACGTGATGGCAATTGAGCGAACTGGTAGTCGGTAGGGCTGGTGGAATAATTTTCTTTTTTCCATTCTCCACTACCTACTACCCGTTACCAGCCTCAACGACAATAACTAGCCACTGGCATTACTATTAGTCTGCCCAAAGAACCAATCCCAAATCGTAGGGACTGCTGAGATATTGATGTTTGGGAAGCACCCGCAGCGACATTCCTTGTAAACCGCTGGAGGTATAAGTAATGTTGCCCGTATAAATGCTAATTCCCGAATTCGGTTCAGAACCTTGATAATCCATCGCCGCTGGCACCCCGTTAACGATGTTACCAGTAGCATCCACCAAACCAGTATAAAGTTCTACTTGCACGTCATTTGCACTCAAGCCTGCCAAATTAACTCGTGCTTTGACATTAATAGTTTGGTTAACTTGAAGTTGGTTTCCTTCCGATACATCGACGCTTTCGATTTTCATGTTGTACCAACGATCGAGTACCTTTTGTTTCCAATCAGCCAGTTCTTTGGCAGGTGCGTAGCCATCGCCGATCATCGTATAGTAGCGATCGCTAGCCGGAAAATAAGCCCGTTTCGCATAATCCCGCACCATCCTGGCAGTATTAAAGAACGGACAATTGATCCGGATGGCATTCTTCATCTTACTTACCCAACCACGGGGAACACCCTCCATATCCCGTTGATAAAACAAGGGTACGACTTCCTGCTCTAGCAACTCATACAAAGAATTCGCTTCCACCTCATCTTGATAATTAGGATCGGCATAATCTTCCCCGTGACCGATGGGCCAACCAGTCCGCACGTAATCAGCTTCATCCCACCAGCCATCCAGAACGCTCAAATTTAACAAGCCATTCATCGATGCTTTCATCCCACTGGTGCCAGATGCTTCTCTAGGACGCCTGGGAGTATTCAGCCACACATCGCAGCCAGCCACCATCATCCGACCTACGTGCAAATCATAATCGGGTATAAATACCACACTGCGGCTCAATCCTTCTTCCCGCAGAAAATGATTGATCGCGCGGATCAGTTCTTTCCCCGGAATATCGTGAGGGTGAGCTTTTCCAGCAATGATAAACTGCACTTTGCGATCTTTGTTAGCTTGTAAAATCCGTTTGATGCGTTCCGTGTCTCGCATCCAGAGAGTAGCCCGCTTGTAAGTAGCAAATC encodes:
- a CDS encoding chemotaxis protein CheW; this translates as MTNKKFVLFGQDKSLFALDLMAVREVLVLHQQAITPVPNIVPFWLGLTNLRGEILAVGDFGRLLNVTPVHRDASESRILIVETPDPNDMRLSSMRMGLAVSFVEGVVPLNTEQIVSAVDVSEELAPFLRGLYDYQGRLLMILDIEAISLTNMVEMQAKRSLI
- a CDS encoding response regulator — encoded protein: MSKVLVVDDIATELEIICRILQEAGITVERANDGDEALARIDESPPDLVILDVVMPTMNGFEVVRELRGNEKTKHLPVVFCTQKNTAIDKIWGMDMGADAYVTKPFDPQQLIDIVKKLMVNS